From one Culex quinquefasciatus strain JHB chromosome 3, VPISU_Cqui_1.0_pri_paternal, whole genome shotgun sequence genomic stretch:
- the LOC6039222 gene encoding Bloom syndrome protein homolog translates to MSRKAPAGSSSKSDPKKQTSLKAFMAKKEPERSSSPVASVVTANDEKAKLISPSIFKPKVPRFKSKVEINPPKTVEILSSDSDGSPVKPRGKVSRVLSNDSLFEQPKNTSTADTETGQLDEYDLLVSKYCSQAAIVSQQLELELQNDTRYQEATKKLEANLAKISPQKPVAEGTSKGKFQYKVPKAQGGSLLAGLAEPLRKPIDLNDSSGSAKLEDDDDVFEFKKRAKPASCSTPVFKPKAPSSAAATVDSPPIFKPKVPSMVNNETPPTLFKPKAPLSLSNSKPLNPTASEFLPKDTPPKFTFVPKQPVFGSTSKPAQIESTSDTLDRLLSPTKSKSTVQFDPELDDLMIDVLNDSRFKSKELSEAEVKKSCQYLQETSHVLLEKFYDIIAQIPDEHFNAIQGFRTGTYSKLKSLIENVRGKTKVSKKALENFKNLKKSSATGSRKSHSSTATRRNSLLDMVDGEPPPKSNGFTTSSVVYDEVFDVPETELFEPEMEQPPQQPPTPPAAEKTKPPAFVFKKPVYGATTPIGNKSVTLEQEDYVDDEEDIDSIMENIREAELIDQGKVNRRQLESIDLVTPESSFRRSEPRITFNAQETSLRNTQFIENVETQVDDDGWQVYDATQFESSNVIAVADSPPAPSASQQPFVPKPQNSLGNFHSGVRNDGLTGEFDGMKYPHSDTLQIVFRETFGLRSFRPNQLQVINATLLGHDCFVLMPTGGGKSLCYQLPAIMTEGVTIVVSPLKSLIHDQVNKLGSLDIPAAHLSGEVSYADQQKIYADLSSPKPVLKLLYVTPEKISSSGRFQNILTGLYRMKQLGRFVIDEAHCVSAWGHDFRPDYKKLSVLREQFPTIPVMALTATANPRVRIDVLKQLGLGRNTKWFLCSFNRPNLKYIIRPKQGVATKAEIMELIKKKFPRATGIVYCLSKKDCDQLSAEMRCAGIKAKSYHAGLGDAEREATQKDWITDKIKVVCATIAFGMGIDKPDVRYVIHHSMPKSIEGYYQEAGRAGRDGELATCVLFYNYSDMLRYRKMMDHDSSIPFEAKQVHLHNLFRMVNYCENVADCRRTQQLDYFAEHFTREQCLENRASACDNCLMQNEYKTVDATDDCIAIAKSVRDLCAGRNRFTLLHLVEVFKGSEQKKIMENGHNRTAYHGRLKAWDRSDIQRLMHKLVIEDYLKEDLIFSNDIPQAYIKIGSRIEKLMNREVRISFSLKEKTAGKRVQQIDVGNEQKQLDTQSNAQIKELQERCYNDLLEICRSLAAQKNVTLASVMNMQALKAMAERLPESQQEMLALPHVTKANFEKYGQQLLEITQNYAAEKLSLMLDLEAIGGGGGDGDSEDSGSESGDDGTDWGRLAREASASGSAGSGKRRRSWGAGGRGTKRFRKGRAKSKTGGRAKATGARGAAAKRGATRGGSSSRGGRSGGSGLGLLPMPGW, encoded by the exons ATGTCTCGAAAGGCACCCGCGGGCTCGTCGTCCAAAAGTGACCCCAAAAAGCAAACCAGCCTGAAGGCATTCATGGCTAAGAAGGAACCGGAACG ATCCAGCAGCCCGGTGGCGTCCGTTGTCACAGCAAACGACGAGAAGGCTAAGCTGATATCGCCCAGTATTTTCAAGCCGAAGGTTCCACGGTTCAAGAGCAAGGTTGAGATTAATCCGCCGAAAACCGTTGAGATCCTGTCAAGTGACTCGGACGGTTCACCGGTGAAGCCGCGAGGCAAAGTGTCCCGCGTGTTGTCCAACGACAGTCTGTTTGAGCAGCCGAAAAACACATCCACGGCGGACACGGAAACCGGCCAGCTGGACGAGTACGATTTGCTCGTGTCCAAGTATTGCTCGCAGGCGGCCATTGTGTCCCAGCAGCTTGAGCTGGAGCTGCAGAATGATACGCGCTACCAGGAAGCGACGAAGAAATTGGAGGCCAACTTGGCAAAGATTAGCCCGCAGAAGCCTGTCGCTGAAGGTACGAGCAAGGGCAAGTTCCAGTACAAAGTGCCGAAAGCGCAAGGAGGATCGCTGCTGGCCGGATTGGCCGAACCGCTTCGGAAGCCGATAGACCTGAACGATAGTAGTGGTTCGGCGAAGCTGGAAGACGACGATGATGTGTTTGAATTTAAGAAAAGGGCCAAACCTGCTTCTTGCTCGACACCGGTTTTTAAGCCGAAAGCGCCTAGCTCGGCCGCGGCGACCGTCGATTCGCCGCCGATTTTCAAGCCGAAGGTGCCTAGCATGGTGAACAACGAAACGCCGCCAACGTTGTTCAAACCCAAAGCTCCGCTGAGTTTGTCCAACTCGAAACCGTTGAATCCAACTGCCTCGGAATTCCTCCCAAAGGATACACCGCCGAAGTTTACGTTCGTCCCGAAACAACCCGTTTTTGGTTCCACCTCAAAACCTGCCCAAATCGAAAGCACGTCCGATACGTTGGACCGGCTGCTGAGTCCGACCAAGTCAAAATCCACCGTCCAGTTTGACCCCGAGTTGGACGACCTCATGATCGACGTTTTGAACGACTCGCGGTTCAAGTCCAAGGAACTGTCCGAGGCGGAAGTCAAGAAAAGCTGCCAATACCTGCAAGAGACAAGCCACGTTCTGCTGGAGAAGTTCTACGACATCATCGCGCAGATTCCCGACGAGCACTTTAACGCGATCCAAGGCTTCCGGACGGGTACGTACAGCAAGCTAAAGTCGTTGATCGAAAACGTTCGCGGCAAGACGAAGGTGAGCAAAAAAGCGCTGGAAAACTTCAAGAACCTCAAGAAGTCGTCCGCGACGGGATCGCGAAAAAGCCACAGCTCAACTGCCACACGCAGAAACAGCCTGCTGGACATGGTCGACGGCGAACCTCCGCCAAAGAGCAACGGGTTTACGACGTCGTCCGTCGTATACGACGAGGTCTTTGACGTGCCGGAAACGGAACTCTTTGAGCCGGAAATGGAACAACCTCCACAGCAGCCGCCGACGCCGCCGGCTGCTGAAAAGACGAAACCACCAGCGTTTGTGTTCAAGAAGCCCGTCTACGGCGCGACGACCCCGATTGGCAACAAGTCGGTAACGCTCGAGCAGGAGGACTACGTTGACGACGAGGAGGACATTGACAGTATTATGGAGAACATTCGCGAGGCCGAGCTGATTGATCAGGGTAAGGTTAACCGGCGCCAGCTCGAATCCATCGATCTTGTAACGCCGGAGAGTTCGTTCCGGCGGTCGGAACCGCGAATCACGTTCAATGCGCAGGAAACGTCCCTCCGCAATACTCAGTTCATCGAGAACGTCGAAACTCAGGTGGACGACGACGGTTGGCAGGTTTACGACGCGACTCAGTTTGAAAGCTCCAACGTGATCGCCGTTGCGGACTCGCCGCCGGCGCCTAGCGCAAGTCAGCAGCCCTTCGTCCCGAAGCCGCAAAATTCGTTGGGCAACTTCCATTCGGGTGTGCGCAACGACGGTCTTACCGGAGAGTTTGACGGTATGAAGTATCCGCACTCGGACACGCTGCAGATCGTGTTCCGTGAAACGTTTGGTCTGCGTTCGTTCCGGCCGAACCAGCTGCAGGTGATCAACGCGACCTTGCTGGGCCACGACTGCTTCGTGCTGATGCCCACCGGCGGTGGCAAATCGCTGTGCTACCAGTTGCCGGCCATTATGACCGAGGGAGTCACGATCGTGGTTAGTCCGCTGAAATCGCTGATCCACGATCAGGTGAACAAGCTCGGATCGCTCGACATACCGGCGGCGCATCTTTCCGGTGAAGTTTCGTACGCGGATCAGCAGAAGATCTACGCGGACCTTAGCAGCCCGAAGCCGGTGCTGAAGTTGCTGTACGTGACGCCGGAGAAGATCTCCTCGTCGGGACGGTTCCAGAACATTCTGACCGGACTGTACCGGATGAAGCAGCTCGGGCGTTTCGTCATCGACGAAGCGCACTGTGTGTCCGCGTGGGGTCACGACTTCCGGCCGGACTACAAGAAGCTGTCGGTGCTGAGGGAGCAGTTCCCAACG ATCCCGGTGATGGCCCTCACGGCGACCGCCAATCCCCGCGTCCGGATCGACGTCCTGAAGCAGCTTGGGCTGGGACGGAACACAAAGTGGTTCCTGTGCAGCTTCAACCGGCCCAATCTCAAGTACATCATCCGGCCCAAGCAGGGCGTTGCAACGAAGGCCGAAATCATGGAACTGATCAAGAAGAAGTTTCCGCGCGCCACCGGAATCGTGTACTGCCTTTCGAAGAAGGACTGTGACCAGCTGTCGGCGGAGATGCGCTGTGCGGGCATCAAGGCGAAGAGTTACCACGCGGGACTGGGCGATGCGGAACGGGAGGCGACCCAGAAGGACTGGATCACGGACAAGATCAAGGTGGTGTGTGCGACGATCGCGTTCGGGATGGGCATTGACAAGCCGGACGTGCGGTACGTGATTCACCATTCGATGCCGAAATCTATCGAAGGGTACTATCAGGAGGCGGGTCGGGCCGGGCGTGACGGCGAGTTGGCCACGTGCGTGTTGTTCTACAACTATTCGGACATGCTGCGCTACCGGAAGATGATGGATC ACGACTCGTCGATTCCGTTCGAGGCGAAGCAGGTCCATCTGCACAACCTGTTCCGAATGGTCAACTACTGCGAGAATGTGGCGGATTGTAGGCGGACGCAGCAGCTGGACTACTTTGCGGAACATTTCACCCGGGAGCAGTGTCTGGAGAACCGGGCCAGTGCTTGCGACAACTGCCTTATGCAGAACGAGTACAAGACGGTGGACGCGACGGATGATTGCATTGCGATTGCGAAGAGTGTGCGTGACTTGTGCGCTGGCCGGAACCGGTTTACGTTGCTTCATCTGGTCGAGGTGTTCAAGGGAAGCGAGCAGAAAAAGATCATGGAAAATGGCCACAACCGGACGGCGTACCACGGGCGGTTGAAGGCGTGGGATCGCAGTGACATCCAGCGATTGATGCACAAGCTGGTCATTGAAGACTACCTGAAGGAGGACCTGATTTTCAGCAATGATATTCCGCAGGCATACATCAAGATTGGTAGCCGGATAGAAAAGCTCATGAACAGGGAAGTTCGCATTAGCTTCTCGCTCAAGGAGAAGACCGCCGGCAAGCGCGTGCAGCAAATTGACGTCGGCAACGAGCAGAAACAGCTGGACACCCAGAGCAATGCCCAGATCAAGGAACTGCAGGAACGCTGCTACAACGACCTGCTGGAGATTTGTCGCTCGTTGGCTGCCCAGAAGAATGTCACGCTGGCTTCCGTGATGAACATGCAGGCGCTCAAGGCGATGGCCGAACGTCTTCCGGAATCGCAGCAGGAGATGCTGGCCCTGCCTCACGTGACcaaggccaactttgaaaagtACGGCCAACAGCTGCTCGAAATCACCCAGAATTACGCCGCGGAAAAACTTAGTCTTATGCTAGATCTGGAAGCCATCGGCGGAGGAGGAGGCGACGGAGATTCCGAGGACAGTGGAAGCGAAAGCGGCGACGACGGCACCGACTGGGGTCGGCTAGCGCGGGAAGCGTCCGCGAGTGGATCGGCTGGCTCGGGCAAACGAAGACGCAGCTGGGGCGCGGGCGGTCGAGGAACGAAGCGATTCCGGAAGGGACGCGCCAAGTCCAAAACCGGTGGACGAGCGAAGGCAACCGGAGCGCGTGGTGCTGCGGCGAAACGGGGCGCGACGAGGGGTGGGTCGAGTAGCCGGGGTGGACGATCCGGTGGATCCGGTTTGGGACTGCTGCCGATGCCCGGTTGGTGA
- the LOC6039221 gene encoding probable 28S ribosomal protein S6, mitochondrial — MPTYELSLILRQMPRPELISVLKRTATAIFDKGGVIRKLDNLGTKPLPFKTSVHGLVHRTGSYFVVKFDTPPATVEDLEEEYGRDVDIIRKRIYKADAALQEPVSCTLHEEMLPPAYRKDVQKMLATAARNKKKGFQYNTGLDYYPFQK; from the exons ATGCCTACTTACGAGCTGTCTCTGATCCTGCGACAAATGCCAAGG CCGGAGTTGATTTCAGTGCTGAAGCGCACCGCGACCGCAATCTTCGACAAGGGCGGCGTAATCCGCAAGCTGGACAACCTGGGCACCAAGCCGCTGCCGTTCAAGACCAGCGTGCACGGGCTGGTTCACCGGACGGGGTCGTACTTTGTGGTCAAGTTCGACACGCCTCCCGCGACGGTCGAGGACCTGGAGGAAGAGTACGGCCGCGACGTGGACATTATTCGGAAGCGAATCTACAAGGCGGACGCTGCCCTGCAGGAACCCGTTAGCTGTACGCTGCACGAGGAGATGCTTCCGCCGGCTTACCGGAAGGACGTCCAGAAGATGCTGGCCACCGCCGCCCGAAACAAGAAGAAAGGCTTCCAGTACAACACGGGGCTGGACTACTATCCGTTCCAGAAGTAG
- the LOC6039219 gene encoding myb-binding protein 1A produces the protein MIPVAPQGKPATMDKTVFRFFDKFTSADEATRVRGACELIAFLASEPEKKEKERAYALKRLIRGVGSNTNASRAGYFTALVGYLEQVKDTEFCPGIMEIFSLVKSELSDSDKDGDDDDKQAQLKVELRIGKISVCGAIIGTGLVEGASDLELQTVLKTLKKGMHKAATPLAIMYLSELVKRIDTKKFTSVLWPVVEPKLNVAKEEQTMDTIYFLLAATSAHKKSVNKQFFQNNFGSPRMFHESNYPYLANLLWDIKSTVTINHPLYDYLLEQLVEQDKVASFWTHGVEPILKDEGSEHKFKDIVALRVLITILNRLKTFQSLPELLSPGLLEMVLRKTKNFAQLSEDVRELYQEAFEALIQCYPKISDEECKLQVFEKLVSAPSSILIEKYASNKIIQNLLATLSGESVQKAAQILKTLILSDNEAVLNQERIHATQALQKLLYNRHVLAENDWRLGHIKFFLNMGVFYSADGQKILKSSKNQSALSAELVPTMKSSFFHCLEQRHSKLADEKTFLQSIVEYVHEILEGSGVKTLRVPLSDEHLQYWHRMYKIVNGKQKNQQNQKLATVFHILVLYMGLHLFSDPELAASSIAELESVMKRVQAKKSASQLAIKQNGTAAEPEWIEVVVDLFLNLMSQNSHLLRRVIGHVFPHLSAELTLTAFNQILSVINLKDKTNPLSVDEKGDGDDGADDSKMETDEEDDDTSGVESDGGDSDGKSSDDDEEDDDDEEEEEEEEDEFSDDEDGEKVTDKMRLAIQQALGGANPETDTESVDLDDMNEEEGRKLDEALAAAFKMFKQSKKTKPTKAEERVETTLTHFRMRVFDLIDIYLKNSPNIIICLELMLYIFEMLPVAIKETKHKQILDRYRQIFNNLTKIKQFNIDVKDVSAEQLPQILTDLMEKVAKGSSFPDRNQYLLKACQFIVICSQLIEKDSKPANNKKHATIDQVFCKYLKEFIVDRNPPLTTNVFQTLFRMGWSGNWLLAKTLAAEGLKQETRIVRRTQTLQLLKELMKNRRFIAADSQTAQKSLKPIANNLAVYLEEREKSANISQNEFSELLQLLQELKNFQQQNAGLELINWKRTGAQIQKLRRFNLNSQTMNHYVRLCRQLQLEPIKNSQDKQQQQQNGTAKQNGVAKKKKKTDDGSDSSDEEEEEEEELQEPTSNGAVKRKKNGNAAKQKRLKKEERLKAASEGLETVSFVNVE, from the exons ATGATCCCCGTGGCGCCCCAGGGGAAGCCGGCCACCATGGACAAGACGGTGTTTCGCTTTTTCGACAAATTTACCAGCGCGGACGAGGCAACTCGCGTCCGCGGGGCCTGCGAGCTGATCGCGTTTTTGGCGAGCGAACCCGAGAAG aaggagAAGGAACGTGCCTATGCGTTGAAGCGGTTGATTCGGGGTGTTGGATCGAACACGAATGCGTCCAGGGCGGGGTACTTTACGGCTCTGGTGGGATATTTAGAGCAGGTAAAGGACACCGAGTTCTGTCCCGGGATAATGGAGATATTTAGTCTGGTCAAGTCGGAATTGTCCGATTCGGACAAGGACGGGGATGACGATGATAAGCAGGCCCAGCTGAAGGTGGAGCTCAGGATCGGGAAGATCTCGGTTTGTGGAGCCATCATTGGGACTGGACTGGTGGAGGGAGCGTCCGATTTGGAGCTGCAAACGGTGCTGAAGACGCTGAAGAAGGGCATGCACAAGGCGGCGACGCCGTTGGCGATTATGTACTTGAGTGAGTTGGTCAAGCGGATCGATACGAAAAAGTTTACCAGCGTGTTGTGGCCCGTCGTCGAGCCGAAACTGAACGTCGCGAAGGAGGAGCAAACGATGGACACGATTTACTTCCTGCTGGCGGCAACCTCCGCTCACAAGAAGTCGGTCAACAAGCagtttttccagaacaactttggCAGTCCTCGGATGTTCCACGAGTCCAACTATCCGTACTTGGCAAATCTGCTGTGGGACATCAAGAGCACGGTCACGATCAACCATCCGTTGTATGATTATCTGCTAGAGCAGTTGGTTGAGCAGGACAAGGTGGCCAGCTTCTGGACGCACGGAGTTGAGCCCATTCTGAAGGACGAAGGCAGCGAGCACAAGTTCAAGGATATCGTCGCTCTGAGGGTACTGATTACGATCCTCAACAGGTTGAAGACCTTCCAATCTCTGCCCGAGCTGCTCAGTCCGGGACTGCTGGAAATGGTTCTGCGCAAGACGAAGAACTTTGCCCAATTAAGTGAGGACGTTCGTGAACTGTACCAGGAAGCGTTCGAAGCGCTGATCCAGTGTTATCCGAAGATTTCAGACGAAGAGTGCAAGCTGCAGGTCTTTGAAAAGCTTGTCAGCGCGCCCAGCAGTATCCTGATCGAAAAGTACGCCTCCAACAAGATCATCCAGAACTTGCTCGCCACTTTGAGCGGCGAAAGTGTGCAGAAAGCTGCGCAAATTCTTAAAACCCTAATTCTATCCGACAACGAAGCCGTCCTGAACCAGGAACGCATTCACGCGACGCAAGCACTGCAGAAGCTGCTCTACAATCGGCACGTCCTCGCGGAAAACGACTGGCGCCTTGGACACATCAAGTTCTTCCTGAACATGGGCGTGTTCTACTCGGCCGATGGTCAGAAAATCCTGAAAAGCAGCAAAAACCAGTCCGCGCTCTCCGCCGAGCTTGTTCCAACCATGAAGTCTTCGTTTTTCCATTGTCTGGAGCAACGCCACTCTAAACTGGCCGACGAAAAGACCTTCCTGCAGTCGATCGTCGAGTACGTGCACGAAATCCTCGAGGGCTCCGGCGTAAAAACGCTCCGAGTTCCGCTCAGCGATGAACACCTGCAGTACTGGCACCGCATGTACAAAATCGTCAACGGCAAGCAGAAGAACCAACAGAACCAGAAACTCGCCACCGTGTTCCACATCCTGGTGCTGTACATGGGACTGCACCTGTTCAGCGATCCAGAACTGGCCGCGAGCTCCATCGCCGAGCTGGAAAGCGTCATGAAGCGCGTGCAGGCCAAAAAGTCCGCCTCCCAGTTGGCCATCAAACAGAACGGAACAGCCGCTGAACCCGAGTGGATCGAGGTCGTGGTCGATCTGTTCCTCAACTTGATGTCGCAAAACTCGCACCTGCTGCGACGGGTCATCGGGCACGTGTTTCCGCATCTGTCCGCCGAGCTGACGCTGACGGCGTTCAACCAGATTCTGTCGGTGATCAACCTGAAGGACAAGACGAATCCGCTGAGTGTGGACGAAAAGGGTGATGGCGACGACGGAGCGGACGACAGCAAGATGGAGACGGACGAGGAAGATGACGACACGAGTGGGGTGGAAAGTGACGG TGGCGATTCTGACGGAAAATCTTCGGACGATGACGAAGAAGACGATGATgatgaagaggaggaggaggaggaggaggacgagttTAGTGACGACGAGGACGGTGAAAAAGTGACGGACAAGATGCGCTTGGCCATCCAGCAAGCTCTCGGAGGTGCCAATCCGGAAACCGACACCGAGTCGGTTGATCTTGATGATATGAACGAAGAGGAGGGACGCAAGCTGGACGAAGCGCTCGCAGCGgcattcaaaatgttcaaacagTCGAAAAAGACCAAACCAACCAAGGCGGAGGAACGAGTCGAGACCACGTTGACCCACTTCCGGATGCGGGTGTTTGACCTGATCGACATCTACCTGAAGAACAGCCCGAACATCATCATTTGCCTCGAGCTGATGCTGTACATCTTCGAGATGTTGCCGGTCGCGATAAAGGAAACCAAGCACAAGCAAATCCTCGACCGCTATCGACAAATCTTCAACAACCTGACCAAGATCAAGCAGTTCAACATCGACGTGAAGGACGTTTCGGCGGAGCAGCTGCCGCAGATTCTCACCGATTTGATGGAGAAAGTGGCCAAGGGTTCTTCCTTCCCAGACCGCAACCAGTACCTCCTGAAGGCGTGCCAGTTCATCGTGATCTGCTCGCAGCTCATCGAAAAGGACAGCAAACCcgccaacaacaaaaaacacgcCACGATCGATCAAGTATTCTGCAAATATCTCAAAGAGTTTATCGTCGATCGAAACCCGCCGCTAACGACGAACGTGTTCCAAACCCTCTTCCGGATGGGCTGGTCTGGCAACTGGCTTCTGGCCAAAACCCTCGCCGCGGAGGGCCTCAAGCAGGAAACGCGAATCGTGCGTCGAACACAAACCCTCCAGCTGCTCAAAGAGCTCATGAAAAACAGACGCTTCATCGCCGCCGACTCGCAAACCGCTCAAAAATCGCTCAAACCGATCGCCAACAACCTCGCTGTGTACCTGGAAGAGCGCGAAAAGTCCGCCAATATCTCCCAGAACGAGTTCAGCGAGCTGCTCCAGCTGCTCCAAGAGCTGAAGAACTTCCAGCAGCAAAACGCCGGCCTCGAGCTGATCAACTGGAAGCGAACGGGCGCCCAAATCCAGAAGCTGCGCCGCTTCAACCTCAACTCCCAAACGATGAACCACTACGTGAGACTGTGCCGCCAGCTGCAGCTGGAGCCCATCAAAAACAGCCAGgataagcagcagcagcagcagaatggGACCGCCAAGCAGAACGGGGTggccaagaagaagaagaagacagaCGATGGAAGTGACTCGtcggatgaggaggaggaggaagaagaagaGCTGCAGGAACCGACGAGCAACGGTGCGGTCAAGCGGAAAAAGAACGGCAACGCGGCCAAGCAAAAGCGATTGAAGAAGGAGGAACGGCTCAAGGCGGCTTCCGAAGGGCTGGAAACGGTGTCGTTTGTTAACGTAGAGTAA
- the LOC6039218 gene encoding eukaryotic translation initiation factor 4H gives MAGRGGHDNNRYGGERARRPLPTEPPYIAYVGNLPQGVVQGDLNRIFKDFTVKNIRLVKDKETDVFKGFCYVEFSTLDELKEALDLDGLIVLNDSTAALRIDIAEQKKNDRGGFTKRGGPQGGGGGGMPNRGGGGGFNNKGGPGAGGGQNNRQGGDRGYGNDNYGRDDFDRNRGRANNFNDRGPNRGRYGNFNEEGREGGGRDDWSRDGPGGNDRGDNYSRDGGDRYSRFGGGGGGGGAGAGRRDNRDNDRRKDQPQHSAAPGLSLAERDAGRPRLNLKPRTVAAPLNALAETKQAAAIFGAAKPREEKVGPDGADPEVSARKTSTSSSGAGDDKNGPN, from the exons ATGGCAGGCAGAGGTGGACATGATAATAATAG ATATGGTGGTGAGCGGGCTCGCAGACCGCTGCCGACGGAGCCGCCGTACATCGCGTACGTCGGCAACCTGCCCCAGGGCGTCGTCCAGGGCGACCTCAACAGGATATTCAAGGACTTTACGGTGAAAAACATTCGCCTGGTCAAGGACAAGGAAACGGATGTCTTCAAGGGCTTCTGCTACGTCGAGTTCAGCACGCTGGACGAGCTGAAGGAGGCGCTCGACCTGGACGGGCTGATTGTGCTGAACGACAGCACGGCCGCCCTCCGGATCGACATCGCCGAGCAGAAGAAGAACGATCG CGGTGGCTTCACCAAGCGGGGAGGTCCTCAGGGTGGAGGTGGAGGTGGCATGCCGAACCGTGGTGGCGGCGGTGGCTTCAACAATAAGGGAGGCCCCGGCGCTGGAGGTGGACAGAACAATAGACAGGGTGGCGACAGAGGCTACGGTAACGACAATTACGGAAGAGACGACTTCGATAGGAACCGCGGACGtgctaataattttaatg ACCGTGGACCAAACCGCGGCAGATACGGCAACTTCAACGAGGAAGGACGCGAAGGGGGTGGTCGGGATGACTGGAGCCGTGATGGTCCCGGCGGAAACGACAGAGGGGACAATTATAGCCGCGACGGAGGAGATCGCTACAGTCGATTCGGAGGCGGAGGCGGTGGAGGTGGTGCTGGCGCCGGACGTAGAGATAATCGTGACAACGATAGAAGAAAAGATCAACCGCAGCATTCGGCGGCGCCGGGGCTTAGTCTGGCGGAACGGGACGCCGGTAGACCCAGGTTGAACTTGAAGCCACGTACCGTGGCCGCTCCGTTGAATGCGCTGGCAGAAACTAAGCAAGCGGCTGCCATTTTCGGCGCTGCCAAGCCACGCGAGGAAAAAGTGGGTCCCGACGGGGCAGACCCGGAAGTTTCTGCACGTAAAACGTCGACTTCCTCGTCGGGCGCCGGCGACGATAAGAACGGGCCGAACTAA